The Helicoverpa armigera isolate CAAS_96S chromosome 5, ASM3070526v1, whole genome shotgun sequence sequence caagactacgtggagtcggttttgcagcgattcgttttcgtcactaagttcagtttttaatacaatgttttgaattcaaattaaattctaccataaaaaaaacgagccaagaaaaattagatcaagaaaaacgaggccgagttagtaaattagatgacaattgtccaataaataattttgtggctagacttataatttcccattaaaatagaacatataatttaaaacaataatcataaaatatgtagcaagtaacaggatttatttatgagaacaactgccaccctcgcaccgcataaaatgtagctttattatcaaattgcccaactgtcatgtagcaatataataatgcccgtgcaatgtgataaataatgaagttaagatagttattaatcatttggcccgataaagctagacattattcataatgctcgggcattataaataatgcccgaattaatcacatggtccataacatatacaaaacacgttattttatttaatgatcaCACCTCTATAAGTGAAATAACTTGTATTCTGATCTCTATTAATGGAACCCTCTGTAAATGAGACAGACATTTATTTATACCGGAGTATCTGAGACACAGGTTAAGTGGAATATCTctttaagtaaaacaatattgccCTGTAACCTTGAAGTCTCACTAATCTCACTTTACCAGCCTTCACtgtattacaaattacaatgAGAAagatttgtatataaaaaaaaccggccaagtgcgagtcggactcgtgcacgaagggttccgtaaattacagttaaatcaacctatctcaaaaactataagagatactttgatcaaaccaaaaatcgttgaaagagttaattagcatgcatcacctctattttttttagaattttataccccgtagttataaaaatagaggggggggacatactttttacgactttgagagctgatatctcaaaaaccgttcactttaagaaaaatgttttttagaaaactttatatcattttaaaagacctttccattgataccccacacgggtatgtacatcgaaaaaaaaaatttcatccctcagttacatgtatggggggccccacccccaattcttttttttactatttagtgtcatatttttgtagcggttcatacaacacatattcccatcaaatttcatcactgtagtacttatagtttccgagtaaatcggctgtgacagacggacagacggacagacggacatgacgaaactataagggttccgtttttgccattttggctacggaaccctaaaaaacggGCCAAGTGCGAgccggactcgcgcacgaagggttccgtactatccaaactaatattataaatgcgaaagtaactctgtctgcctgtctgtctgtctttctgtctgtctgtctgtctgtcttttcttcacgcctaaactactgaaccgatttgtgtcaaatttggtacagacatagtttgaaacttgagaaaggacataggatagtttttattaaaaaataaaaataaaattattccggacacatagcgccatctattggtcaaatcaaaaatctgctggtagtcactattccacgcgaacgaagttgcgggcaaaagctagttatttataaaaccttccataattataaaacattattaatttattctgttaatatttcaagcatctacctgttgccgttcgatatcgagcaaaaaaatcacgtttgttgtatgggggcaattctaaatatttattttattctagttttcagtatttattgttatggcGGCAACAACAGAagtacatcatctgtgaaaatttcaacactaactatcacggttcatgagatacagcctacCTAGTGACAGAAGGACGGACgcacagaggagcgaaaacaatagggtcccgttttaccctttgtacctaaaaataattttaggtacaAAGCTGTTATGTGTGTGTTAACAGAGGGGCTGTTACAATAACCTATGTTTTCTATATTTGAATGATATGACATTTTGCATGGATTGGCGACGTTTTTGGCTATgataatttacctatttattttttttactatttttgtaacaaattgtaCTATTTATTTGATCTCTGAATCTTTTCTTGTCACTACTTAAGTAATCCCTCATccaattcaaatgttttatttcacactGTATGTTGTTTTGCTGTCTCAACTGTGTccggaagattttttttttatgccaAGATTCCACCCCAAAACTAATAGGCATTCTTTCATAACCtcataaaatatctttttgttataaataaataattgttttgcagtcgtttattgaaaaaaaaaacctgcgcGATAATAGGCGCCCATTTAAATCTTTATGCGCCTTCTCACAGCAGGTTTCTATAAATGaagcatttatatttttggccCTTTTTTAATCTTGCAtgtttattagcaaagaaccaatcccgagtgacggctctGACGTGATGCGCTGcaggccaatcaccgctttatcccgcccccgcgcctcacttcataccacaaaagggacccaataaatcaaTTCTGCGccggtgaaggtcagcgctcaagattcgtgccaatgattataagaccaatcgcattccaatgacattcgattggtctgccatttgatCTATACGGCTGTTTGCTCtacatattgcaatcgtaaataatttgcagacaatatgattcataattgaatcacagaaacgtataaaaacgtttatttaaaagaaaaaaatagtggaatgccacatacgcttcaatcgtaattgtgTGTCGCTCTCAGTCGGAAGTGAattgtatgtcgcttaagtaaaattagtagaatcgcgcccctattgtatttttaggttttctaaaaatctaaagtttattcaaagtaggctgaaaatcttcgtcaaaacatttgaataatgtttgatttctaataaaaaacaaagagaCGGTTCAGAAACTTAATTTGGCTACTGCtcactttgagaataaataaatttttagcGCCCCCATTTTTCCTacttaaaacaaattgaacttCGGAGCCTCTACACAACGCCCCCATTTTTTTCTGGGTCACTTATCTCTAGGCCTGTAGCGCTCGCAAGAAGGCGTTAACGACCACTTTGGGAAAGGCTGGTTTATAGGAACCACACTTAGGTGGCGTCTGACGAAATGTGGACTAGTTCGGTCTTCAATACAAGAGGTGTGACAACTAAGATGTGATACGATATGTGTGTGCAGGAGTACGTGGGCGAGATGGACGCGGCTGAGCTGCGACAGTACATGCGCGCGCTGATGATCGCGCTGCGTCACGTGCACTCGTTCGGCGTCATCCACCGCGACGTCAAGCCCAGCAACTTCCTGTACGACCGCGACAACCGCCGGTGCGTACCCGCCGCTCCACGCCGCATGCTCTAATTATCGTCGCGCTAATTATCTATTCACTCCAGATATTTGCTGGTTGATTTTGGTCTGGCACAACGCCTTTGTCCTGCGCCTGAGGAGACTCCTGCCCCGCCTCCCGCGCACTCCAATGGCATACGAAAACGGCCTCGTGATGAGGTATGTGGTATCCTgatattcattttcttttttacttttatcttcTGAAATCTGCCGCCCCTGTGACGCTGCCGCCCCTTGGCCGCGGCCTATTCATAAATCCAAGAATGAAGCTTACACATTCAGTGAATCTAATGCAAGTGACTTAAACAGCTACCGGAGTAAGTTAAGAAATACGAGTGTATGTTAGGAGGAGGCCTCATCAGCTGCCAAGCGAGTAGCGCTCGACCTCAGCACGGGCGCGCCCGTGGCCTGCGCCGCGCCGGGCGCGCCGCGCTGCGCGatgcgcgggcgcgggcggcgtgtGCGGCGCGTGCTcggcgcgcccgccgccgcgcgcgccgcgGGCCGGCACGCAGGGCTTCCGGCCGCCCGAGGTGCTGCTGAAGTACCCGCACCAGACGACTGCGGTGGACGTGTGGGCGGCGGGCGTGGTGCTGGCGAGCGCGCTGACGGCGCGGTACCCGTTCTTCCGCGCCGGGGACGACGTGGCGGCGCTGGCGGAGCTGGCGGACCTGGTGGGCACGGAGCCGCTGCAGCGGGCGGCCGCGGCGCTGGGTACGTGTTGCGCGCAGCCGGGAGCGCGGGGGCGGCGCGGCTCTGACCACTGTGTGTGCAGGGCGGCGCGTGGTGACGTCGTCGGCGCGGCGTGGGCTGTGCCTGCGCAAGCTGGCGGCCTGGCTGCGCGGGCAGGGCGCGGCGCAGGCGCGGGGGGCGGGGGCCGAGCCCGGCGCGCCTCTCTGCACGCGATGTCGGCTACCGCGGAATCAGTGCCTGTGTCGTGATGAAATCAAAAAGGTATTACGCAGTTACAGTTTCGAATTCCTtactactcaagtagaatagtATGGAGTCCTCCCGAGTAGGATTttgcaattaataataatttaataagtagGAACTCATCATCAagtaaaaaataccttttatccCCTAAGGGTTCATACGCACTATGCACGCGGCAAGCAAGCACAATTATGAATGTAATATTCATTTCTATGCCCACTGCGATATGACCCGCAGACCGCTCCGTTGCTATACGCACTGTGCGGTTCAGTCTGCGGCTGCCCGCCATTGAGTGACTGTTTTTTAGTTCttcgaaaaatataaatataatttgacacCGAGCGCCTTCTGAAGGGACCCTAAGAGTGGCATGATTTGAAACATGGAATGGTGTGATGGCAGGCGGAGGAGTTCAGCGCTGCGCAGTCGGTGGCGGGCTTCCCCGACGCCGCGTTCGCGCTGGCGGCGCGCCTGCTGGACCCCGACCCGCGCTCGCGCAtctccgccgccgccgcgctcgcgcacCCCTTCCTCGCCGACTGATCATACAAGAGCTGCCAAATCATTCTGAGAATTAACTATTGCTGGAAAAGTGACTCCACGTTCGTGCTAAACACCAGACGTAGGTACGTGGTGGAGTGGTAGGTTAGTGAGGTTTTTTATTGTTGCTTAGTTGTAATGGAGATCTCAAAAGTAAACTTAAGTTTTATAAcaagtacaaaatatattaataccgACAAGCTGCACAGTAATCTGTGCacgaactatttatttaatgttcatACCATGTGCCTTTACACTTGTGTTCAGAAGAATGTTGTTATGTTACCTCATTGTAAACAACCTCTATATAAAAATCTAAGTTAAgaaatttgttttttaatttctgtcCTTaacacatacgcttcaatcgtaattgagtcgtgattggatctcagtcgaatgtgaatcgtatgtcgtaTGTAAAATTAGTAAAATCGCCGGCACAGCTGGCCaacctcagctcgcaggccgcctcgcccctccgcgcctacgcggttttgaattgcactccaGGGGTAGGGCAAGGTGGGCACGCCACCCTCACCGGACACGATTGTTTCGGGAAAtacctgcatcgaatcggtcgtgaggaggcgcccgggtgtcactaCTGTGCGGAtaagccccgaggacacggtggaccacacagttcaggagtgccctgcatgggaagggcaccgccgggtcctcgtcgaggctttaggcggcggcgacctcgcgtccggccctggttcaggccatggtccggggcgagagggaatgggatgccgtcgcctccttctgcgaagcggtcatgctcgagaacgaggcggaacgccagagagttcgcaactctcatcccggccgccgcgctggagcaggtagacaccacgggcgccgggtgtcgcgagacgaccCCCGGGCAccccgtaggcgtgggtctgtgggcggtgagttcgggtggctcagcgctatttttagacaacagacccgtgtcggcggcgcgcgttgttccacgcgctcctcaaagagatgtcagcaaccccagcggggcccacccaatagggccaaggcctgccggggctgcgggttgttcgaaggagataccgtggccctggcacataaaaaggcctacgacggatcACGACGGttgttagtcagtaagagtctgagactccctcaccgctgctaacccacagcgggaggggtcatcaaattttgatgatttttgacgttggaaaaaaaaaggttataaatggcaatatgctaaataaaatgaacccAAAtgaaattctaccatcttcatagtacgCGAATTCTGCCAGATAGAAGGAACCCGACAGAAACCATTGTTCTTATACATTTTTCAATACAATTCTTTTAATACAGTTCTTAtacaattcaattcaaataatgTAAACATTTCACATAATTCATTCCAGATTTTCTTTTTTACGGTCCTGTTGCTGTAATCATCCGTCCTCGAATCCCACAAAGCTGGGCGTGTTTGattttgaattataaattgTTCCGTGTTAAATTCGCTCATTGTGAAAACGTACTCGTGCAACACTGGCTTGAAGTCGACTGACAGCACGCACGCGGCTGCCGCGCTGCCGTCCAGTATGGACAATCACGTGTCGCGCTGCTCTGTTTAGTATGGAATTTAGCCGCCTGTGAACAGCGAGTCTGTCGCGCTGCTGCCGCACTACTTGCGACGTAATGTGAAGGCACACTTAGAGACAGCCTCAGGGGCATGATTctaataagttaataatgtcacaaactcacatctctcaccctaaacgcatattcTCTCCTCTCCTCTCCACTCcattccgtcgtgggtaaaaaattaaatagaaattgaatcgcaatagcagttttaaccttaaggggtcacaccaaagccgctgacccggcggcacgactgccgcggcatgtggtgttctagtaattgtcaaatactctatgaaagccggcggcatgattgtacaaaatacggccggcgggttgggccgccggtctgtgccgccggcatcagcggctttggtgtgtagacacctttagcGGGCATTCTTCTACTGATATAAGATAAtgatattgcaatcgtaaataatttacaatgattcattattgaatcatagaaacggataaaaacttGAATCATAGAatcggataaaaacgtttatttaaaggaaaaaatagcggaatgccacatacgcttcaatcgtaattgaatctcagtcgaatgtgaatcgtatgtcgcttgtattaagtaaaattagtagaatcgcgcccctGAGACTGCCTTTAGTGGATTCGCAGCTTATCACTTGTAAGTTGCTTCAAACACTATGGAGGGGTTTTACATTTGCTTTATCGTAAACTAGCAAAAATACTCTTGAtttcataaaactttattataaaattgttatttgcaAGCAGTCTTTCGTCGATAAAACATTTTCGTTCACTCAATAAGGTTTCCATTACGACAAACTCGACTTTGCTATGGTACCTATTGGTGCGCAAtagtgaattaaaaaaaaacagtcaatAACCTGTCACATCatgttattataaattttattgcatttgtaaaatatgtagtaGTTAAACGCAGCAGTGGTTCATATGATGCATTTCATAAAACTACGAACTATTCCCTAAGAAAGTGTATTATAGGTAATAGTGAAACTGTTGCATTTATTGTATAAGGCCAAATAGGCCTCCTGAAACACCAGAAAAAAGTGCCTTGTTCTTCACCTGTGGTGTGGAAGAATAGACATACATAGTATTGCTGTTagtaactattttaaatgaAGTGCAGTTTTATTCAAAGTCGATTACTTGTATTTTTCACATCACCTatgaaattacaaattatacgTAACCTAAAATTCCATATATTAATAtggttataataatatgttaccagTCATCACTACACTGACTGGTGTACTAAAGTCACACAGAAATTGAAGATGGTTCAAATTGTTTacattcaattaataaaaacctGAACATAATTCTAGACATTGCATTGAATTCCTTAGGGCCTAGTGTGCATGTTACAAGAGAAATGTTCTCAAAAT is a genomic window containing:
- the LOC110382826 gene encoding LOW QUALITY PROTEIN: cell division cycle 7-related protein kinase (The sequence of the model RefSeq protein was modified relative to this genomic sequence to represent the inferred CDS: deleted 1 base in 1 codon), translated to MSRIKGIEVKVQKEVLQTRKYGLNEILKKKNDDQNNSKDATEKHQIKELLHKLPRLDKIFEVHRKIGEGTFSSVYLGSLRQHAALPDSEKRWFAIKHLVPTAHPARIEHELRCLQDIGGKDHVIGVELCLRNLDTIVFIMPYIPHKKFSEYVGEMDAAELRQYMRALMIALRHVHSFGVIHRDVKPSNFLYDRDNRRYLLVDFGLAQRLCPAPEETPAPPPAHSNGIRKRPRDEEEASSAAKRVALDLSTGAPVACAAPGAPRCACAGAGGVCGACSARPPPRAPRAGTQGFRPPEVLLKYPHQTTAVDVWAAGVVLASALTARYPFFRAGDDVAALAELADLVGTEPLQRAAAALGRRVVTSSARRGLCLRKLAAWLRGQGAAQARGAGAEPGAPLCTRCRLPRNQCLCRDEIKKAEEFSAAQSVAGFPDAAFALAARLLDPDPRSRISAAAALAHPFLAD